A section of the Tamandua tetradactyla isolate mTamTet1 chromosome 4, mTamTet1.pri, whole genome shotgun sequence genome encodes:
- the GPR25 gene encoding putative G-protein coupled receptor 25 — MHPTKPWSPSPGAASADYSGDYSGFGTLEELELCPSPDLPYSYAYIPALYLAAFAVGLLGNAFVVWLLARRRGPRRLVDTFVLHLAVADLGFVLTLPLWAAAAALGGRWPFGEGLCKLSCFVLAGTRCAGALLLAGMSVDRYLAVVKLLEARPLRTPRCALATCCGVWALALLAGLPSLVYRGLQPLPGDHGSQCGELPDDAFQGLSLLLLLLTFVLPLGVTLFCYCRISRRLRRPSHLGRARRNSLRIIFAIEVTFVGSWLPFSTLRAVFHLARLGALPLPCPLLLALRWGLTVATCLAFVHSCANPVIYLLLDRSFRSRARLRACGGAGRLAHRISSVSSLSGENSSVFRSTSCSWGRAQQAHAASAALSPSGGDRGQRSTDRKEA, encoded by the coding sequence ATGCACCCCACCAAGCCCTGGAGCCCCAGCCCGGGAGCAGCGTCCGCAGACTATTCCGGGGACTACTCCGGTTTTGGCACCCTGGAGGAGCTGGAGCTCTGTCCGAGCCCGGACCTGCCTTACAGCTATGCCTACATCCCCGCGCTCTACCTGGCGGCCTTCGCGGTGGGCCTGCTGGGCAACGCCTTCGTGGTGTGGCTGCTGGCCAGGCGGCGGGGCCCGCGGCGGCTCGTGGACACCTTCGTGCTGCACCTGGCCGTCGCGGACCTGGGCTTCGTGCTCACGTTGCCACTGTGGGCCGCGGCGGCGGCGCTGGGCGGCCGCTGGCCCTTCGGCGAGGGCCTCTGCAAGCTCAGCTGCTTCGTGCTGGCGGGCACGCGCTGCGCAGGCGCGCTGCTGCTCGCGGGCATGAGCGTGGACCGCTACCTGGCGGTGGTGAAGCTGCTCGAGGCGCGGCCGCTGCGCACCCCACGCTGCGCGCTGGCCACGTGCTGCGGCGTGTGGGCCCTGGCGCTCCTGGCCGGCCTGCCCTCCCTCGTCTACCGGGGGCTGCAGCCCCTCCCCGGGGACCACGGCAGCCAATGCGGGGAGTTACCCGACGACGCCTTCCAGGGCCTcagcctgctgctgctgctgctgacctTCGTGCTGCCCCTAGGCGTCACCCTCTTCTGTTACTGCCGCATCTCGCGCCGCCTACGCAGGCCGTCGCACCTGGGCCGGGCCCGGAGGAACTCGCTGCGCATCATCTTCGCCATCGAGGTCACGTTCGTGGGCTCCTGGTTGCCTTTCAGCACCCTGCGGGCAGTCTTCCATTTGGCGCGTTTGGGGGCGCTGCCATTGCCCTGCCCCCTGCTGCTGGCGCTGCGCTGGGGCCTCACGGTCGCCACCTGCCTGGCTTTCGTCCACAGCTGCGCCAACCCGGTcatctacctcctgctggaccgCTCATTCCGCTCCCGGGCGCGGCTCCGGGCCTgcgggggcgccggccgcctggCGCACAGGATCAGCTCGGTCTCCTCGCTCTCTGGGGAAAACAGCTCCGTCTTCCGGAGCACGTCCTGCAGCTGGGGTCGGGCCCAGCAGGCGCACGCCGCCTCGGCCGCCCTGTCGCCGAGCGGTGGAGATAGGGGACAGCGCAGCACCGACAGGAAGGAGGCATAG